A region of the Amycolatopsis sp. cg13 genome:
TACACGTCGGCGCCGCGCACCGGGAAGCAGTCGGGCTCGCCGGCCGGCTGCGCGCGCTCGGACAACAACTATCCGCACCTGGTGTCCGCGAAGCTGAAGCCGGCGAAGTTCGTAGACGTCAGCTGCAGCGGCGCGACCACGGACGACCTGACCGACACCCAGTCGACGCGCAACGGCTCGAACCCGCCGCAGTTCGACTCGGTCACCTCGGACACGACGCTGGTCACCCTCGGCATCGGCGGCAACGATGTGGGATTCATCGCACTGGCGCAGTCCTGTGTGACCGCCCACGAGAACGCCTCGCCGTGCAAGGACCGGCTCACCGCGGGCGGCAAGGACCAGCTGGCCGACCGCATCGGCGAAGCCGCGAAGAAGGTCGGCAGCGCGCTCGATCAGATCCACAAGAAGGCTCCGAAGGCGCGAGTGGTCGTCGTCGGCTACCCGACGGTCCTTCCCGATGGCGACGGCTGCTGGCCGGTTCTGCCGTTGGGCTCCGGCGATGTGGCGTATCTGCGGGACGCGCTCGGGAAGCTCAACGACGCCTTGTCCGACCAGGCCAAGTCCCACGACGCCGGGTTCGCGGACACGGCTGAGCCCAGCAAGGGGCATGACGTCTGCGCGAATTCGGATGTGAAGTGGGTCGAGGGAGTGGTCCCGACGTCCTCGGCCGCGGCACTGCATCCGAACGCGCGGGGCGAGGCGGGGATGGCTGGCGTGGTGGAGTCGGTGCTCGGAGTGCACTGAGGTCGCCCCAATGTGGCATTGGGTGCGTCCCACGCACCCAATGTGGCGTTCGGTGCGGCAGATGCACCCAACGCCACATTGGGGTGGTCAGGCCGAGCTGGGATGGGTGTCAGGGGCGGACGAGAGCCTGCGGTTTGCCCAGCACGGTCTTGCCCTCGAACTTCACCGTCAAGTCGATCCGGGCCAGCCCGTCGTCCGTCATGGCACCGACCTTGCCGGTCACCTCGACCAGCGCGCCCTCGTCGTTGTCCGGCACCACGACCGGGCGGGTGAAGCGCGTGCTGAAGTCCACGAGGCGGGCCGGGTCGCCGAGCCAGTCGGTGACGATGCGGCCGGACAGGGCCATCGTGAGCATGCCGTGCGCGATCACGTCCGGGAGACCGACCTTGGTCGCGAAGTGCTCGTTCCAGTGGATCGGGTTGAAGTCGAGCGAGGCTCCGGCGTAGCGGACCAGCTGGTCGCGCGTGATGCGGACCTCCAGCGGAGGCAGTTCGTCGCCGATGTTCACGCTTCCGCCCCCCGAACCACGAGCTGGGCCCGCGTCGTGCACACGAGTTTGCCGTCCGCGTCGGTGATTTCCGCGCGGAGGTTGATGAAGTCGTTGCCCGCCCGCGCCATGATCGTTTCGATCGTGGCCGAGATTTCCAGCTCGTCGCCCGCGTGCACCGGGCGCTCGTAGCGGAAGCCCTGGTCGCCGTGGACCATCCGGGAGTAGTCGAGGCCGAGCGCGGGGTCGGTCACGATGCCGTTGATCTTCGGCAGGTTCAGGATGGTGAGGAAGGTGGGCGGCGCGAGCACGTCCGGGTGGCCGGCCGCGCGGGCCGCCTCCGGGTCCCGGTACACCGGGTTCGGGTCCCCGATCGCGTCGGCGAACTCGCGGATCTTCTCCCGGCTCACGAAGTACTTGCTGTCCGACGGGTACTCCCGCCCGGTGAACGACTGGTCCAAAGGCACGCGAAGAAGGCTAACCGAGCCGCGTCGCCGACCCGCGCGGGTGCCAGAACTGGCCAGTAGACAGCGAAAAGCCGCCCCGGCGCGTGGCCGGGGCGGCTTTTCGAAGCTGGTAAAAGACCGCCTGCGTCAGCGGGTCTCTTTGTGAGTCCGGTGCGTACCGCAGTTCGGGCAGAACTTCTTCATCTCCAGGCGATCCGGGTTGTTGCGCCGGTTCTTCTTGGTGATGTAGTTGCGGTGCTTGCACTCCTCGCACGCCAGCGTGATCTTGGGTCGCACGTCGGTGGCAGCCACAGCGTTTCCTTCTCTCTCAGATCCGGGGGCCAGCCCCGTCGTTACCGCGTAGCGGTGGCCGGACTTGAACCGGCGACACAGCGATTATGAGCCGCTTGCTCTGCCAACTGAGCTACACCGCCCTACGTGACACCCACCCCGCCTCAACCCACCAGGTCAAGGTGACCCGGCCTGGGGGTCCAGGGGGCTTGCCCCCTGGCGGGGGCCTGGGGGTTCGACCCCCAGATGGACGCCGCGAAGCGAGCCACGTCTGCGTTTTCCGCAGACATAGCTCGCCTACTCGCGAGCCCCTTTACGGAATCGAACCGTAGACCTTCTCCTTACCATGGAGACGCTCTGCCGACTGAGCTAAAGGGGCCTGCCTCTCGCGAGGACTTGGAAAGATTAGCAAGGGGGTTCACCCGGCTGTGCAACCGGGGTCGGTTAACCGCAAAACCTCAGGTCAGCAGGGTCAGCACGGTCTCCGAGTGCCGCCCCGGCGAGCGCGCCGTGCGGGCCTGCAGCCACGCCTCGAGGCGGTCTTCTGGCAGCGGCCGCGAGATCAGATAACCCTGTGCGACGTCACATCCCATCGCCTCGAGCTGATCGCGCGCCACGTCCTCTTCGACGCCTTCCGCCACCACCGTCAGGCCCAGCGAGTGGCCGAGCTCGACAATCGACCGCACCACCGCGAGGTCGCCGAGATCGGTGCCCATGCCGAGCACGAAGCTCTTGTCGATCTTCACCTGGTCCACCGGCAGCTGGCGCAGATACGCGAGCGACGAGTAGCCGGTGCCGAAGTCGTCCACCGCCAGCACGATGCCCAGCGAATGCAGCTCGCGCAGGATCGGCAGTGCCTTCTGCGGGTCGGACATCACGCCGGACTCGGTCAGCTCGAACGTCAGCAGTTCCGGCGGCACGTCGAAGCGTTCCAGTTCGCGCTGGACCTTCGCCGGGAAGTCGTCGTCGGACAGATTCCGCACCGACAGGTTCACCGCCGCGGAGATGCGCAGGCCCTCGTCGAGCCACTTGCGCACGCGCTTCAGCGATTCCTCCAGCACGAACGACGTCAGCACGCCGATCAGGCCGGCCGCTTCGATCGCGGGCACGAACTCGTCCGGGCCGAGCCTGCCGAACTCCGGGTGCACCCAGCGCACGAGCGCCTCGACGCCTTGCACCTGTCGGTTCGGCAGCGTCACCTTCGGCTGGTAGTGCACGGAGACGTGACCGTCTTCCAGCGACTGCCGGAACTGCGTGACCATCTGGAAGCGGCGCAGGAAGATCTGTCCCATGCTCGGCACGTAGCCGCGCACTTCCTCGCCGCCGCGGGTGGCGCGGACGGCGACGTCGGCGCGCTGCAGCAGGCCGTCGACGTCGACCTCGCCGTTGTCGTCGACGGAGCTGGCGTAGCCGATCATCGCGTTGGCTTCGACGGAAAGCCGGTCCACCGGATACGGCTCGGACAGCTGGACCCGCAGCCGTTCGGCGGCGCGGTGGGCGTCGTCGACCGTGCAGTCCACGAGCAGCGCGGCGAAGGACGCGCCTTCGAGCCGGGCGAGCGGGACGTCCGGGCCGAGTGCGCCGCGGATGCGCGTGCCCGCGGCGACGACCATCCGGTCCGCCCACGAGTAGCCGAGCGCGTCGCTGACCGTGGAGAAGACGTCGAGGTCGATCCGCAGCACCACGACCTCCGCCGATTCGCGCAGCGGATCCCTAGAGACCTGCTGGAATCCCGGCCGATTCAGGTGCCCGGTGAGCGGGTCATGGTAGGCGTCGTGGCGGAGCGTGGCGAGCAGCCGGCGGTTGTCGAGCGACGTCGCGAGGTGGCTGGCCATCGTGCCGAGCAGCTGGACGTCGTACTTGCCGAAGCCGCGCCAGCGCGAGAGCCGGTCGTGCGCTTCGACGACGCCGAGCAGCTTGTTCGCACTGCGCAACGGCACCACGAGCGCTTCCTGCGCACTGCGTTCCAGCAGCGCCGCGCGGACGTCCGGGTTGGCCTCGGTGATGCGGAAGTGCCGGACGTGCGCGCCGGGCAGGCGCAGCAGCGGATCGTCGTTGGCCGGGTCCGAGGCCGGAAGTTCGTTGCCCGCGACCACGACGCGCATCGGATCGTCGGCCTCGAGGCGCAGCCGGAGCACGACGCGTCCGGCGGCCAGCTGGTCCTTGATCCGCTCGGCGATCGTGGCCCATTCGCGCACGTCGACTCCGCCCACCAGTTCCTCGGCGCGGCTCGCCGGACGTGCCGCGGCCTGCTGACCTGAGCGCGCGACCATCAGACTCACGTCGGACAGCGCCTCCATGTCCCGCTGTTCGCGAAGCAGATCGGAATACGCCCAGTACAGCGCGGTCAGGCCGAGGAACACCGCCAGCACCAGCGGCCAGGCCTGCGGAGTGCTCGCGATGACGAGGTAGCCGGTGAGGCCGACCGAAGCGTTGACGAAACCGACCACGAGGATGCGGCCGGTCAGCCGGATCGCGGTGCTCACGCGCATCCGGCGGCGCAGCACGCGCACGGCGGCCAGCGCGAGCAGCGTGCTGACCAGCGGCGCGGTGAGCGTGCCGGCGAGCGCGGCGACCCACGGCATGGTCGGTCCGCCGCCCATGGCCAGGTGCACGAGCCCGGCGACGGCGAACGCGCCGGTGATTTCGAGCAGGAACGCGCCCGCGTTGTAGAGGACCCGGCCGGCGACCTTGCGGGCCAGCAGCGTGCCGATGCCCGCCACGAGATGCGCGGCGAGCACCACTTCGAACGGGGCGACGAAGAAACCGATTACCAGCGGGATCTCGGTGAATGAGATGGTCCACGAAATGCCGCTGCGGACGTCGACGTTGATGCCGAGCTGTTCGGCGAGCAGGAACGCGACCGCGAGCACCGGGCCGATCCACCAGAGCTTGGCCGAGCCGTGGAACGGCAGCCAGGCGCCGACGGCGAAGGCCGCGAGCAGGCCGAGGCCCAGCACGAAGAAGGTGTAAACGCGGAAGCGGCTTTCGTCCGTGCGGCCTTCGGCCGGTGCGGAGCCAGCACCTCCCGAGCCCATCGCCTCCGGCGCGGTACCGGGATGGGCGTTGCTGTCCGGCATCCGACCTTCCTTCCCGGCTGCCCGGTCGCGCTCGTCCGTGACGTCAGGTGTGGGCGAGGGCGCCACCTTACCCCGTAGGGCGTACCGGCGTCCCTTTCGAGACAGTAGGAGATCACCCCAGGGTTAACAATGGGCGTTCTTCTCTGACCTGCGTGGACCAAGGAGTGAAACTCCCGGTTCGTCCCGGAACCCCCGAGCCGGGGAGTGTTCTGGGGGTCTTTTCCGGCCCGGTCGGCGGACAATGGCGGCATGCACAACGACGTGACAGCCACCGGCCATGCGGCGCGCATCGCCACGGTGGACGCGCTGCTTCCCGCGCCGCTCCCCTTCGAGGTCGGAGGGGATTCCGCCCTGCTTTCCGCCGAGGTCGGCGACACCACCGCGGCCGGTCTGACGACCTGTACCGGACTCGGCCCGGACAGCCCGCGCTCGATGTGGCGGGCGCTCGTCGAGCACCGGCTGGAGGTCCAGCTCGCCGGTCCCGATCCGGCCGCCGGCCTCGACGCTTTGCTCACTCGATGGGATGAACATCTGGGGTCCCTCGCCCGAGTGGGGGATACGGAGTGCGCCGCGGTGCTCTCCCGGCCCAGCCGCGACACCGCCGGGGCCACCGAACTCCTCCGGCACGGCTTCGCCCCGGTGGGCGTGCTCGCGGTCCGCCCGGCACAGCGGATGGCCGCCGGGCCCGACACGACGCCCGGCGTCTGCATCCGGCACGCGACGCCGGACGACCTCTCCACCGCGGTCGCGCTTCAGCTGGAATTGCAGCGGTACGACGCGCAGTTCGGCCGGATCACGCTCCGTCCCGGCGTCGAGGAGCTGATCACCAAGGAACTGCTGCACCACCTCGAACGGCCTGAGCCGCAGGTGTGGATCGCGGAGCTGTACGGCCAGCCGCTCGGCATGGTCGTGCTGCAGATGCCCGACGAGACCGGCTGGATCCGGCACCGGGTCGCGGCTTCCCGGGTGGGCTATCTGTCCTCGCTGGCGGTGTCCGAGGCGGCTCGGTCGTCCGGTGTCGGCACCGCGCTGGCCACCCACGCGCACCAGGTCTTCGACGAGGCGGGCGCGGATGTCGTGCTGCTGCACCACGCCGTAGCGAATCCGAGGTCGACGCCGTTCTGGTACGCGCAGGGTTACCGGCCGCTGTGGACCGGCTGGCAGCGTCGGCCTGCGGTGCGTTCTCGCTAGTCTGGCGGGGTACGGCCCGTTCGAGGGGAGTCCCAGTGACCGAAAAGCCCGACGCTGCACCGAAAGCGCCGGAAGGCGTCGATGTCGAGAAACCCTCGGCCGCGCGGGTCTACGACTGGTACCTGGGCGGCAAGCAGAACTGGGCGGTGGACCGGGAATTCGGCCGCAAGGTCGAGAAGATGTGGTCGCTCGCCCGGCCCGGCGCGAAGCAGAACCGCGAGTTCATGAACCGCGTGGTGCGCGCCGCGCTGGACGCGGGCATCCGGCAGTTCCTCGACCTCGGCTCCGGCGTGCCGACCGCGGGCAACGTGCACGAGGTCGTTGAGGCCGAACTCGGCGACGACGACGAGGCCACCGTGGTGTACGTCGACTACGAGCCGGTGGCCGTGGCGCACGCGACGCTGATCCTCGAGGACGAGGCGGCCACCGACTGGGCCGGCATCGTCCAGGCGGACATGCGCGATCCCAGGGCCGTGCTGAGCGACCCGCGCACCCGCGAGCTGATCGACTTCGACAAGCCGGTGTGCGTGATGCTGATGGCGGTGCTGCACTTCGTCGGCCCGGACGACGATCCGGACGCCGTCGTGCGCGCCTACCGCGACAAGCTCGTGTCCGGCAGCTGGCTGGCGATCTCGCAGATGAGCGAGGGCGACGGCAGCGGTCCGGCGCTGGAGGGGCTGCGCTGGTTCGTCGAGCAGTACCGCAAGACGAGCAATCCGATGTGGCTGCGCGACCGGGACGAGATCGAGCCGTTCTTCGGCGGCTGGCCGCTGCTGGAGCCGGGGATCACGCATCTGCCGGACTGGCGGCCGGAGCGCGAGCTGAACGCCGTCGAGGCGGAGGCTCGCCCGTTCGCCTGGTGCGCCGTGGCGCAGAAGCCGTGACCGCGCCGGACGCGCCCCGTGGCGTGGACGTCGACAAGCCGTCCGCCGCCCGGATCTACGACTGGTACCTCGGCGGCACCCAGAACTGGGCGGTGGACCGGGAATTCGGCCGCCGCGTGGAGAAGGTGTGGCCGCTGATCCGGCCGATGTCGCGGGAGAACCGGGCGTTCATGAACCGGGTCGTGCGGGCGGCGCTGGACGCGGGGATCCGGCAGTTCGTCGACCTCGGGTCCGGCGTGCCGACGGCGGGCAATGTGCACGAGATCGTCCGCGAGAAGCTGCCGGCGAGGGTCGTGTACGTCGACTACGAGCCGGTCGCGGCGGCGCATTCGCGAGTGATCCTCGAAGGCGAGGAGGCGACCGACTGGGCCGGGATCGTCGAGCGCGACATCCGCGATCCGGAGGCGATCTTCGCTGACGAGATCACCCAGGAGCTGATCGACTGGTCGCAGCCGGCGTGCTTGCTGATGATCACCGTGCTGCACTTCCTCGGCCCCGGCGACCGGCCGGACGAACTGGTCGCCGCCTACCGCGAGCAGCTCGCGCCCGGCTCGTGGCTGGCCGTCACGCATGGCACCTGCCGGGACGACGCGCCGCCGGAGCGGGCCGCCGAGGTCCGCGCGTTCGTGGACGCGTACAAGGACACGTCGAACCCGGCGTACCTGCGCTCGGCCGACGAGATCCGGCCGTTCTTCGGCGGCTGGCCGCTGCTGGAGCCGGGGATGAGCGCGCTGCCGGACTGGCGGCCGGACGAGCCGGTGTCGGAGTTCGCCGCGGAGGTCCGGCCGTTCGCCTGGGGCGCGGTCGCGGTGAAGCCCTGACTTCTCTCCCAGCGAACACTCCCTGGGAAACAAACCCGCCCTTCGGAGAGTTGAGCAAGGCAGACTCAACTTATTCGAGGAGTGCACATGTCCGACCCCCGCCTCCTGCCCGTCCTCCCGCTCGATGACGACGTCGTGCTGCCGGGCATGGTGGTCCCGCTCGACCTCGGCGACGCAGAGACCCGGGCCGCAGTGGAGTCCGCACAGGCCAAGACCCCCGCGACCGCGTCGTTCCCCGGGATCCGCTCGGGCGCGGCGAGCAAGGCCGAAGTCCTGATCGTCCCGCGCGTGCACGGCGAGTACGCCGAGCTGGGCACCGTCGCGACCGTCGAACGGATCGGCCGCGTTCCCGGCGGCAAGACCGCCGTGTTGCTCCGCGGCACCGCACGCGCCTCCGTCGGCCGCATCGCCGACGGCCCCGGCGCGGCCCGCTGGGTGCACGCCGACGCCGCCGACGAAACTTCCGACGACCGCACCGCGCAGCTCGCCGCGGAGTACAAGGCCGTGGTCATCTCCGTGCTGCAGCAACGCGGCGGCTGGCAGATGATCGACGCCGTCCAGCAGGTCGAGGAGCCGTCCGCGATCGCCGACCTGGCCGGCAACGCGCCCTACCTGTCCACTGATCAGAAGCTGGAGCTGCTGAGCGCGCTCGACGTCAGCGTCCGGCTGGAGAAGGCGCTCGAGTGGAGCCGGGAGTACCTGGCCGAACTGGAGGTCACCGAGACCATCCGCAAGGACGTCGCCGACGGGATGGAGAAGCAGCAGAAGGAATTCCTGCTGCGCCGCCAGCTCGAGGCGATCCGCAAGGAGCTGGGCGAACTCGACGGCACCGCGGCCGACGACGACTACCGCGCCCGCGTGGAATCCGCCGACCTGCCGGACGAGGTGCGCAAGGCCGCGCTGGCCGAGGTCGACAAGCTGGAGCGGACGTCCGAGCAGTCGCCCGAAGGCGGCTGGATCCGGACCTGGCTCGACACGGTGCTGGAGCTGCCGTGGAATGAGCGGACCGAGGACGTCTACGACATCGCCGCCGCGCGCGCCGTGCTCGACGCGGACCACGCTGGTCTGGACGACGTCAAGGAACGGATCATCGAGTACTTGGCCGTGCGCAAGCGCCGCGCGGAATCGGGCCTCGGCCCGGTCGGCGGACGGCGTTCCGGTGCTGTGCTGGCGCTCGCCGGTCCTCCCGGGGTCGGCAAGACGTCGCTGGGCGAATCGGTGGCGAAGGCGATGGGACGCAAGTTCGTGCGCGTCGCGCTGGGCGGCATCCGGGACGAGGCGGAAATCCGCGGCCACCGGCGCACGTACGTCGGCGCGCTGCCCGGACGGATCGTGCGGGCCATCAAGGAAGCCGGCTCGATGAATCCGGTCGTGCTGCTCGACGAGATCGACAAGGTTGGGGCCGACTACCGCGGCGACCCGACGGCGGCGTTGCTCGAAGTGCTGGACCCGGAACAGAACCACACGTTCCGCGACCACTACCTCGAGGTCGAGCTGGATCTGTCCGATGTGGTCTTCCTGGCGACGGCCAACGCGCTGGAAACCATCCCCGGCCCGCTGCTGGACCGGATGGAACTGGTGACGCTGGACGGCTACACCGAGCACGAGAAGGTCACTATCGCGCGGGATCACCTGCTCCCCCGCGAACTCGAGCGGGCCGGCCTCGCGTCCGGCGACGTGGTGCTGACCGACGACGCGTTCAGCCGGATCGCCGCCGAGTACACCCGCGAGGCCGGGGTGCGCGACGCGAACCGGACGATCGCGAAGGTGCTGCGGAAGATCGCTACGAAGGTGGCCTTGGGTTCGGTCTCGCTGCCGCTTTCGGTGTCCGCCGCGGACCTGGAGACCTACCTCGGCCGCCCGCGGCACGTACCGGAATCCTCGTTGCCGACGGCGACCCAGCGGACGTCTTTGCCAGGCGTGGCAACGGGTTTGGCTGTCACGGGTGCTGGCGGCGACGTGCTGTACATCGAGGCGTCGCTGGCCGATCCGGAGAGCGGGGCTTCGGGCCTGCAGCTGACCGGGCAGCTGGGTGACGTGATGAAGGAGTCGGTGCAGATCGCGCTGTCGTACCTGCGGTCGCACGGCGCGGAGCTGGAGTTGCCGGTGGGAGACCTGCGAGAGCGGGGAATCCACGTGCACGTGCCGGCCGGTGCTGTGCCGAAGGACGGTCCTTCCGCGGGTGTCACGATGACGACCGCGCTGGCTTCGCTGCTGTCGGGCCGGGTCGTCCGGGCTGATGTGGCGATGACCGGTGAGGTTTCGCTGACTGGACGGGTGCTGCCGATCGGCGGGGTGAAGCAGAAGCTGCTGGCCGCGCACCGGGCGGGGATGAAGACGGTGATCATCCCGCAGCGGAACGAGCCTGATCTGGACGATGTGCCTGCTGAGGTGTTGTCACAGCTGGAGGTGCACGCGGTGGCTAACGTGCGGGAGGTGTTGGAGTTGGCGCTGACTCCGGCTTCTTCGGAGGTTCGGCAGGCGGCTTGATCTCTTGGTGAGGCAAGGCCTCGTCCTTCCCGGGTTCGGGAGGGGCGGGGTCTTTGCTTTGTTCCGGGGTTTTGTCGGTGGTGCGCGCTACGGTGCAGTTATGGCTGAGGGGAAGCGCAAGCGACCGGCCTGGACGAGGGACGAGACGCTCCTTGCCTGCGCGCTCGTGGTGCAAAACGACTGGCGTCCGCTGACACCGAATGACCAGAAGGTCATCGACCTGTCCAAGCTGCTGCAACGCATGTCGATCCACCCGCCGGAGGTGCGCGGCGAGAGGTTCCGCAACCCCAACAGCGTCGCCCGGAAGATGTGCGACCTCGCCACCAACCACGATGGCTGTCGAGGCGTCCGAACACGCTCCGGCAAAATCGAACTCGGCGTCGTCCGGACTTTCGAGGCACCGCGCGCGGACCCGACGCTGGACGACGAGAAGATCGAGAGAGCTCGGCCGGGCCAGGAACGGGTCGCGAACAAAGCAGGTGAGTTCGACGTCGCGAAGACTGACGGCGCGCGTGGCGGAACGTCGCCGAATCCCACCACCGCACGCAGTTCAACAGCTCAGTATCGACTAAAAAGAACCTGACGCACTTGGCGTGGCCCTGTCCGAAATGACGCTGGCTGATCTAGCGGACCGAGTCGCCAGCGGCGTAGGCGCACGTCAGGAGAAGTCGACCTTCTCCCACTCGAAGCCCTCCACCCACGCCGAATCGCCCTCCGCGAAGCCGGTGAACGCTGTCACCACCTCCGCCAGGCTCCCGGCCTCCGTGCGGTAATGCCGCTCCGGCGACCCGTCCCGACGCTCCAGCGAGAACTTCCCCTTCCGAGCCGCAGCGAACTTGCCTTGTCCAATTTGGACATAGTGGTCGCCGCGTTCCAAGACCGCGTACCAGTTCTTCGCCGACAACCGGCCCAGCGCCGCCTTGATCCCTGCCGCATCAGGGTTTTCGACCCGGGAGCCGTCGCACATGGTCAGGTCCAGCACGTTCGGCCGGTGCACCTCGCCAGTCTGCGGATTGAACACCGTCAGGCTGTGTTTTCGGGCCAGGTCAAGGATAACGCGCGTCACCTCGACCGCCCGCGGGTGTTGCATCGTCAATACCGCGCCGTCGCCGGAGCGCTCGATCGCCGCGCTCCATGGGGATGCTTCGAGGTCCTCGTGCAGTTCCGGGTATTTCGCGGTCAGGTCACGGCAGAACCCGTCAAGCGACGAATCAGCCGGGTCCGAACCTTCGCAAAGACGGGCGTAGCGGGCTTGCGGATCATCGGCATCCCCAGCCCAGATTCCCAGGTCGTAGCTCACCATGCCCCCTCAGGAAAGAATCAGCTCTGCGCCCCCGCGAGCAGAGCCACGTTCATCACGTACTCGCCATATCCCGACTTGGCCAGTTTGGTCCCCAGCGCATGGCATTCGTCCGCGCTGATGAAGCCCATCTTCAGCGCGACCTCTTCCAGACACGCGATCCGCACGCCGGTCCGGTGTTCCAGTACCTGCACGAACTGCCCGGCCTCCAGCAGCGAATCGTGCGTGCCCGTGTCGAGCCACGCGAAGCCGCGGCTCAGCTCGATCAGTTTGGCGCGGTCGCGGCGCAGGTAGGAAAGGTTGACGTCGGTGATCTCCAGCTCGCCGCGCGCCGAGGGCTTCAGGTTGCGGGAGATGTCGACGACCTCGTTGTCGTAGAAGTACAGCCCGGTGATCGCGTTGTTCGACCGCGGCTTCTCCGGTTTCTCCTCAATGGACAGCAGAGTGCCGTTCTCGTCGATCTCGCCGACGCCGTAGCGCTCGGGGTCCTTCACCTGGTACCCGAACAGGACGCAGCCGTCCAGGTCGGTCGCCGCGGTGCGCAGGGTGGTGGAGAAGCCCTGGCCGTAGAAGATGTTGTCGCCGAGGACCAGCGCGACCGAATCGTCGCCGACGAAGTCCGCGCCGATCACGAAGGCTTCGGCGAGGCCGTTCGGGCTCGGCTGTTCCGCGAACGAGAAGGACAGGCCGAACTGGCTGCCGTCGCCGAGGAGGCGGCGGAAGTTCGGCAGGTCGGCCGGCGTCGAGATGATCAGGATCTCCCGGATCCCGGCCAGCATCAGCACCGAGATCGGGTAGTAGATCATCGGTTTGTCGTAGACCGGCAGCAGCTGCTTCGACACGGCCTGCGTAATCGGGTGCAGACGGGTTCCGCTGCCCCCGGCGAGCACGATGCCCTTCACAGCCCCTCCTCACGTGCGGTGGTGGGGTTCACCGTACCGAGTGAGCTTCGAGGTCGTCTGGGACTCCGCTCAATTCAGAACGCGGGGCCTTTGCCGAAATACGCCTGGCAGCCGTTCGCGTACTCGGTGGCGATCTCCAGC
Encoded here:
- a CDS encoding SGNH/GDSL hydrolase family protein, with amino-acid sequence MLVLVVVGALLAVGYYKSKHDSSSAPPSGADTGGGSGRYVALGDSYTSAPRTGKQSGSPAGCARSDNNYPHLVSAKLKPAKFVDVSCSGATTDDLTDTQSTRNGSNPPQFDSVTSDTTLVTLGIGGNDVGFIALAQSCVTAHENASPCKDRLTAGGKDQLADRIGEAAKKVGSALDQIHKKAPKARVVVVGYPTVLPDGDGCWPVLPLGSGDVAYLRDALGKLNDALSDQAKSHDAGFADTAEPSKGHDVCANSDVKWVEGVVPTSSAAALHPNARGEAGMAGVVESVLGVH
- a CDS encoding MaoC family dehydratase, which encodes MNIGDELPPLEVRITRDQLVRYAGASLDFNPIHWNEHFATKVGLPDVIAHGMLTMALSGRIVTDWLGDPARLVDFSTRFTRPVVVPDNDEGALVEVTGKVGAMTDDGLARIDLTVKFEGKTVLGKPQALVRP
- a CDS encoding MaoC family dehydratase N-terminal domain-containing protein translates to MPLDQSFTGREYPSDSKYFVSREKIREFADAIGDPNPVYRDPEAARAAGHPDVLAPPTFLTILNLPKINGIVTDPALGLDYSRMVHGDQGFRYERPVHAGDELEISATIETIMARAGNDFINLRAEITDADGKLVCTTRAQLVVRGAEA
- the rpmG gene encoding 50S ribosomal protein L33 — translated: MAATDVRPKITLACEECKHRNYITKKNRRNNPDRLEMKKFCPNCGTHRTHKETR
- a CDS encoding putative bifunctional diguanylate cyclase/phosphodiesterase, coding for MPDSNAHPGTAPEAMGSGGAGSAPAEGRTDESRFRVYTFFVLGLGLLAAFAVGAWLPFHGSAKLWWIGPVLAVAFLLAEQLGINVDVRSGISWTISFTEIPLVIGFFVAPFEVVLAAHLVAGIGTLLARKVAGRVLYNAGAFLLEITGAFAVAGLVHLAMGGGPTMPWVAALAGTLTAPLVSTLLALAAVRVLRRRMRVSTAIRLTGRILVVGFVNASVGLTGYLVIASTPQAWPLVLAVFLGLTALYWAYSDLLREQRDMEALSDVSLMVARSGQQAAARPASRAEELVGGVDVREWATIAERIKDQLAAGRVVLRLRLEADDPMRVVVAGNELPASDPANDDPLLRLPGAHVRHFRITEANPDVRAALLERSAQEALVVPLRSANKLLGVVEAHDRLSRWRGFGKYDVQLLGTMASHLATSLDNRRLLATLRHDAYHDPLTGHLNRPGFQQVSRDPLRESAEVVVLRIDLDVFSTVSDALGYSWADRMVVAAGTRIRGALGPDVPLARLEGASFAALLVDCTVDDAHRAAERLRVQLSEPYPVDRLSVEANAMIGYASSVDDNGEVDVDGLLQRADVAVRATRGGEEVRGYVPSMGQIFLRRFQMVTQFRQSLEDGHVSVHYQPKVTLPNRQVQGVEALVRWVHPEFGRLGPDEFVPAIEAAGLIGVLTSFVLEESLKRVRKWLDEGLRISAAVNLSVRNLSDDDFPAKVQRELERFDVPPELLTFELTESGVMSDPQKALPILRELHSLGIVLAVDDFGTGYSSLAYLRQLPVDQVKIDKSFVLGMGTDLGDLAVVRSIVELGHSLGLTVVAEGVEEDVARDQLEAMGCDVAQGYLISRPLPEDRLEAWLQARTARSPGRHSETVLTLLT
- a CDS encoding GNAT family N-acetyltransferase, which produces MHNDVTATGHAARIATVDALLPAPLPFEVGGDSALLSAEVGDTTAAGLTTCTGLGPDSPRSMWRALVEHRLEVQLAGPDPAAGLDALLTRWDEHLGSLARVGDTECAAVLSRPSRDTAGATELLRHGFAPVGVLAVRPAQRMAAGPDTTPGVCIRHATPDDLSTAVALQLELQRYDAQFGRITLRPGVEELITKELLHHLERPEPQVWIAELYGQPLGMVVLQMPDETGWIRHRVAASRVGYLSSLAVSEAARSSGVGTALATHAHQVFDEAGADVVLLHHAVANPRSTPFWYAQGYRPLWTGWQRRPAVRSR
- a CDS encoding SAM-dependent methyltransferase, translating into MTEKPDAAPKAPEGVDVEKPSAARVYDWYLGGKQNWAVDREFGRKVEKMWSLARPGAKQNREFMNRVVRAALDAGIRQFLDLGSGVPTAGNVHEVVEAELGDDDEATVVYVDYEPVAVAHATLILEDEAATDWAGIVQADMRDPRAVLSDPRTRELIDFDKPVCVMLMAVLHFVGPDDDPDAVVRAYRDKLVSGSWLAISQMSEGDGSGPALEGLRWFVEQYRKTSNPMWLRDRDEIEPFFGGWPLLEPGITHLPDWRPERELNAVEAEARPFAWCAVAQKP
- a CDS encoding SAM-dependent methyltransferase, with translation MTAPDAPRGVDVDKPSAARIYDWYLGGTQNWAVDREFGRRVEKVWPLIRPMSRENRAFMNRVVRAALDAGIRQFVDLGSGVPTAGNVHEIVREKLPARVVYVDYEPVAAAHSRVILEGEEATDWAGIVERDIRDPEAIFADEITQELIDWSQPACLLMITVLHFLGPGDRPDELVAAYREQLAPGSWLAVTHGTCRDDAPPERAAEVRAFVDAYKDTSNPAYLRSADEIRPFFGGWPLLEPGMSALPDWRPDEPVSEFAAEVRPFAWGAVAVKP